The following coding sequences lie in one Rutidosis leptorrhynchoides isolate AG116_Rl617_1_P2 chromosome 4, CSIRO_AGI_Rlap_v1, whole genome shotgun sequence genomic window:
- the LOC139844038 gene encoding probable catabolite repression protein creC yields MINTNAAASTTASQPSSSSSPNTATAAQSTGLKNFFKTPEGRYKLYHDKTNPSSLLPYALAKSITQITVAHLKDQPVQAAVNLPALQPSSSYSVASSGVRYVTSKILGSSGNGSRMLGLVGGNGSSSKANGGASKSGHVGGLNNGGSSSIGLNTSDGKGIYLIFNVGDTLYITELNSEEKDPIKSVSFGNSNPVCHAFDSKAKDGHDLLIGLNSGDVYSVSLRLQLQDVGKKLVGAHHYNKDGALNNSRCTSIAWIPERDGAFVAAHADGNLYVYEKSKDGPGDSTFPVIKDQTQFSVAHARSSKSNPIARWHICQGSINAVAFSADGRHLATVGRDGYLRVFDFLNEQLICGGKSYYGALLCCAWSSDGKYILTGGEDDLVQVWSMEDRKVVAWGEGHNSWVSGVAFDSYWSPPTSEDESENAVYRFGSVGQDTQLLLWDLAMDELVVPLRRPPGGSPTYSRTHSSHWDSVVPVGTIQPAPSTKDIPKLAPLVVHRVHSEPLSGLIFSPESILTASRDGHVKIWTRPGNSDSHVSSSDNSVCAKPVSLGYK; encoded by the exons ATGATCAACACCAACGCCGCCGCATCAACCACCGCATCTCAGCCGTCCTCTTCTTCATCACCTAACACCGCCACCGCAGCACAATCCACAGGTTTAAAAAACTTCTTTAAAACACCCGAAGGCCGTTACAAACTTTATCATGATAAAACTAATCCTTCTTCTCTTCTTCCCTATGCTCTCGCTAAATCAATCACTCAG ATAACTGTTGCACACCTTAAGGACCAACCGGTGCAGGCAGCGGTCAATTTGCCTGCATTGCAGCCTAGCTCAAGCTATAGTGTTGCAAGTAGCGGTGTGAGATATGTGACGTCGAAGATCTTAGGAAGTAGTGGGAATGGGAGTCGAATGCTTGGACTTGTGGGAGGAAATGGGTCAAGTAGTAAAGCAAATGGTGGAGCAAGTAAAAGTGGCCATGTGGGCGGGTTGAATAATGGTGGAAGCTCTTCGATTGGTTTGAATACTTCTGATGGTAAAGGGATTTATCTGATATTTAATGTAGGAGATACTTTATATATTACAGAGCTCAATTCTGAAGAAAAG GATCCAATAAAATCAGTTAGTTTTGGTAACTCAAACCCTGTCTGTCATGCATTTGATTCGAAAGCCAAAGATGGACATGACCTTCTGATTGGCTTGAACTCGGGAGAtg TATACTCGGTATCCTTGAGACTCCAGTTGCAAGATGTTGGCAAGAAGCTAGTTGGTGCTCATCATTATAACAAAGATGGAGCCCTTAACAACAG TCGATGCACTAGTATTGCATGGATACCTGAACGCGATGGTGCTTTTGTTGCTGCTCATGCAGATGGGAACTTGTATGTTTATGAAAAG AGTAAAGATGGTCCTGGTGATTCTACGTTTCCTGTAATCAAGGATCAAACCCAATTTTCCGTTGCACATGCACGTTCTAGTAAG AGCAACCCCATTGCTAGATGGCATATCTGCCAAGGCTCCATTAACGCCGTTGCATTTTCAGCTGATGGAAGACATTTGGCTACTGTTGGCAGAGATG gATATTTACGGGTATTTGATTTCTTAAATGAACAACTGATATGCGGTGGTAAAAGTTACTACGGGGCTCTTCTATGTTGTGCCTGGAG TTCTGATGGCAAATACATTTTGACTGGTGGGGAAGATGATCTAGTTCAGGTTTGGAGTATGGAAGACAGGAAAGTAGTAGCATGGGGAGAGGGTCACAATTCATGG GTTAGTGGAGTTGCTTTTGATTCGTATTGGTCACCGCCAACTTCAGAAGACGAATCTGAAAATGCTGTTTATAGATTTGGTTCTGTTGGTCAG GATACACAATTATTGCTATGGGATCTTGCAATGGATGAACTTGTGGTGCCACTTCGCCGTCCACCTGGCGGTTCCCCGACATACAGCAGAACCCACTCATCTCATTGGGACAGCGTAGTCCCAGTGGGGACCATCCAACCGGCTCCCAGCACAAAAGACATTCCAAAGCTTGCACCTTTGGTGGTTCACCGTGTCCATTCTGAACCTCTATCGGGACTCATATTCTCTCCAGAGTCTATCCTCACGGCTAGCCGGGATGGACACGTGAAGATTTGGACGAGGCCCGGAAATTCTGATAGCCACGTCAGCAGTTCTGACAATAGTGTATGTGCGAAACCTGTTAGTTTGGGTTACAAATAA
- the LOC139844040 gene encoding probable pyridoxal 5'-phosphate synthase subunit PDX2 has protein sequence MAVGVLALQGSFNEHIAALRRIGVKGVEIRKAEQLENVTSLIIPGGESTTMAKLAELHNLFPALREFVKMGKPVWGTCAGLIFLANKATGQKTGGQELVGGLDCTVHRNFFGSQIQSFEAEIPVPDLASTEGGPPSFRAVFIRAPAILEVGPDVEVLASVSFQSTKEVDSNSALQQEITQPDNKVIVAVKQGNLLATAFHPELTIDSRWHSYFMKMASSSNEIVATSSSSSSINSFEDQESYLYNKQPKTDLPIYH, from the exons ATGGCCGTCGGCGTTCTAGCTTTACAAGGTTCATTCAACGAACACATCGCCG CTTTAAGAAGGATTGGAGTAAAGGGGGTTGAGATAAGAAAAGCAGAGCAGTTGGAGAATGTGACTTCACTTATTATACCTGGTGGTGAGAGCACTACTATGGCTAAACTTGCTGAATTACATAATCTG TTTCCGGCACTTCGTGAGTTTGTGAAAATGGGAAAACCAGTTTGGGGAACGTGTGCTGGTCTTATCTTCTTAGCAAACAAAGCTACTG GACAAAAAACAGGAGGGCAGGAGCTTGTTGGAGGGCTTGATTGTACCGTTCATCGTAACTTCTTCGGGAGTCAG aTTCAGAGCTTTGAGGCTGAGATACCCGTACCAGATCTTGCTTCTACAGAAGGGGGTCCCCCAAGTTTTCGTGCTGTTTTTATTCGTGCCCCTGCAATCCTTGAAGTCGGACCCGATGTTGAAGTTCTAGCTTCTGTTTCTTTTCAATCAACTAAAGAagttgattctaattcagctcttcaACAG GAGATCACTCAACCTGATAACAAAGTGATTGTAGCTGTGAAGCAGGGCAATCTACTAGCAACTGCATTTCATCCTGAATTGACTATTGATTCTCGATG GCATAGTTACTTTATGAAAATGGCATCTAGCAGCAATGAAATAGTAGCAAcgagtagcagcagcagcagcatcaatTCTTTTGAAGATCAAGAAAGCTACTTGTACAACAAACAACCAAAAACTGACCTTCCTATATATCATTAG